A stretch of the Channa argus isolate prfri chromosome 9, Channa argus male v1.0, whole genome shotgun sequence genome encodes the following:
- the LOC137133475 gene encoding serine/threonine-protein kinase pim-1-like, with protein MYKEQEQPNSPNKPQTDFDQYCSLFLQILNENMSGVPVEVALLIKLGAGPEAESSNVTPALLDWFDLEDELILVFERPACSMDLVGHISSRPENLTEEEVKIILTQLLDAAIEMHSRGVFHRDIKLENILIERKAGIQRVRFLDFGCGTTCTPGQRFTGGKGTKEYKPPEWHERSCYMADSTTVWQLGVVMYTLLHRKLPFTDIISIIKHNPLIRPDLSHEGRHFLRHCLIKNPEDRPTLEKLRNHPWLR; from the exons ATGTACAAGGAGCAGGAACAGCCAAACTCCCCCAACAAGCCACAGACAGATTTCGACCAGTACTG TTCACTGTTTCTACAGATTCTCAATGAGAACATGAGCGGAGTTCCTGTGGAGGTGGCACTGCTAATAAAACTTGGGGCTGGACCAGAGGCAGAAAGTAGCAATGTGACCCCTGCCCTGCTCGACTGGTTTGACCTGGAGGATGAACTGATCCTGGTTTTTGAGAGGCCGGCCTGCAGCATGGACTTGGTGGGCCACATCAGCAGCAGACCAGAGAACCTGACAGAAGAGGAGGTGAAG ATCATACTGACCCAGCTGTTGGATGCAGCTATCGAGATGCATTCAAGAGGAGTTTTCCACCGGGACATTAAGCTGGAAAACATCCTAATTGAAAGAAAAGCTGGGATCCAGCGTGTTCGATTTCTTGACTTTGGTTGTGGAACCACATGTACACCAGGACAAAGGTTCACCGGGGGAAAGG GGACCAAAGAGTACAAACCTCCAGAGTGGCACGAGAGAAGCTGCTACATGGCTGATTCAACCACAGTGTGGCAGCTGGGGGTAGTGATGTACACCCTACTGCACAGGAAACTGCCCTTCACGGACATCATTAGTATCATCAAACACAATCCTCTGATTCGGCCTGACCTATCACATG AAGGTAGGCACTTTCTGAGGCACTGTCTGATCAAGAATCCTGAGGATCGCCCCACACTAGAGAAACTTAGGAATCATCCCTGGCTGAGATGA